The sequence below is a genomic window from Halolamina litorea.
GCAGAACCATAGTGTCCCTCTCGCTGACCCTCTCGATGTCGTGAACGGAGCTCACCTCCGGTCACGGCTCAAAGACCAAATTCGAACTACATCAATTGTTCTCGTACTTGCCGGAATGTATAGCGCTCATCGAAAGTGGATTCAAAACGAGATTGAGCTCGCTGAAGAATTCGATAAGCCGATTGTCGGCATCGAGCCTTATGGGTCGGAACAAACGCCAAACGTGGTTGAGGATGTAGCAGACGAGATGGTCGGATGGCGGCGGAACTCGATAGTACGAGCGATTGTGGACAACGCAGAATAACAGTCAGTTTCCCTCCCCCGTATAGTCCCAGTATTTTTGCGTGGGGCTTTTTCCTTTAATGACCAGCACAGCATACCCACTCCAGAGTAGAGATAGAGCGATTACCGCCGGCCAATAGAGGTTCAACCCTCCGATGAGGGAAAGTCCACCATATAGAATCAAAACTGCATAAAAGAACCCGAACACACGAGGCCACCACACTTCTACGGTTGTATGCTTGATATAAACCTCTGCTTCGGAACCTTGCTTAAGCCGGTCCCATTCCATACGAAATGGGTCATACGGTAGGTCTTCGGCTATTTCCCGTAGAACACGGTACTTCCCACTGTTCAACTGTTTATAAGAGAGGATGTGGAACACCCACAAGACGCAGAACGGTAGGCCTATCGCACCGATGAAGAATATCCCGATGGGGGTGATGAAGTCTAGCTTACTCCCAATCCCAGCTAGTCCAAGAAGAGCGATGAGCAGTCGCAGGTAGAATCGATTATTCTTGAGACGCCGGTTACTCACCTGTTGGGTTGACTGCCCGTAGAACTTCCATTGTTCAAGAGCTGGATTTCCGTCGGCTTTCGAGCCTGATTCTCCGTCCCCGCTATCGCCGTCATCACTCATGGTGACAATTCACGGATTGCTGAGACGATAGAATCAGTGTTCCACCCGACCATTTCATCCGCATGTCTTTCGACGTAATCAGAGGTATTGTCGCTCCCCCATGGCTCGACACCGATTATGGGCTTGTTCTCTTCTTCAGCGATTCGTACTTCGCGACCAATCCAGTCACTGTACGATGAATAAAGACCGGCAAGAACGACTACAACGGATGACGGTTTTATTTGGCCCTCACGAATTTCCTCTTTCAATTCTTCTACTGAATTGGCATCAATCGCATCTTCTTCCGGAACACTATAATTGCGATATTCGAAGTAATTCGCATCGTCAAGGAGTTCCTCCATTCGCTCGTA
It includes:
- a CDS encoding RipA family octameric membrane protein, translating into MSDDGDSGDGESGSKADGNPALEQWKFYGQSTQQVSNRRLKNNRFYLRLLIALLGLAGIGSKLDFITPIGIFFIGAIGLPFCVLWVFHILSYKQLNSGKYRVLREIAEDLPYDPFRMEWDRLKQGSEAEVYIKHTTVEVWWPRVFGFFYAVLILYGGLSLIGGLNLYWPAVIALSLLWSGYAVLVIKGKSPTQKYWDYTGEGN
- a CDS encoding TIR domain-containing protein produces the protein MVGMSFSSNRTISLGTNDRSEYRLFISHSWDYSQEYERMEELLDDANYFEYRNYSVPEEDAIDANSVEELKEEIREGQIKPSSVVVVLAGLYSSYSDWIGREVRIAEEENKPIIGVEPWGSDNTSDYVERHADEMVGWNTDSIVSAIRELSP